In Chaetodon trifascialis isolate fChaTrf1 chromosome 2, fChaTrf1.hap1, whole genome shotgun sequence, one DNA window encodes the following:
- the dla gene encoding delta-like protein A: MYLFNMGRVILLTLSVMSMLLCQGFCSGVFELKLQEFLNKKGVQGNKNCCKGGLTSSFQQQCECQTFFRICLKHYQPNASPEPPCNYGGAVTPVLGSNSFQVPDVIPESSFTNPIRINFGFTWPGTFSLIIEALHTDSKDDLSTENPDRVISTMTTQRHLTVGEDWSQDLHTGGRTELKYSYRFVCDEHYYGDGCSVFCRPRDDAFGHFTCGERGEIVCDAGWKGQYCTEPICLPGCDEEHGFCEKPGECKCRVGFKGRYCDECIRYPGCLHGTCQQPWQCNCQEGWGGLFCNQDLNYCTHHKPCMNGATCSNTGQGSYTCSCKPGFTGASCEIQVNECAGNPCRNGGSCTDLENTYTCTCPHGFYGNNCELSAMTCADGPCSNGGRCADNPDGGYFCQCPTGYAGFNCEKKIDHCTSSPCSNGARCVDLVNSYLCQCPDGFTGMNCDHTGDECSTYPCQNGGTCQEGPNGYTCTCPPGYTGRNCSSPISRCEHNPCHNGATCHERNSRYVCACVPGYGGRNCQFLLPEHAAIRGSDVPWMAVGSGVALVLLLLAGCAVLVGFFRSKKQRSSQIETVGEGETINNLTNNCHRSDRDLAVSVMPTPGVKNINKKMDLCSGDPDEGSSPGRSSYKSRHPPADYNLVHEVNYEQAAKEAMLEAACEDKCQSLDSFEFEEKRSKRLKCDASEKKAPEMSACADTKYKSVFVMSEEKDECIIATEV; the protein is encoded by the exons atgtatttatttaatatgGGGCGCGTCATCCTGCTGACTCTTTCCGTCATGTCCATGTTGCTGTGCCAG GGGTTTTGTTCTGGAGTTTTTGAGCTTAAGTTGCAGGAGTTCTTAAACAAGAAGGGAGTACAGGGcaacaaaaactgctgtaaGGGAGGCTTGACCTCGTCTTTCCAGCAGCAGTGCGAATGTCAAACCTTCTTCAGAATCTGTCTGAAGCATTACCAGCCCAACGCCTCCCCGGAGCCTCCGTGTAACTACGGCGGCGCTGTGACGCCTGTGCTCGGTTCCAACTCGTTCCAGGTCCCCGATGTCATCCCAGAGAGTTCATTCACCAACCCCATCAGGATTAACTTCGGCTTCACGTGGCCG GGGACGTTCTCGTTGATCATTGAGGCATTACACACTGACTCCAAAGACGACCTCTCCACAG AGAATCCAGACCGCGTTATTAGCACCATGACGACGCAGAGGCATCTAACAGTGGGAGAGGACTGGTCTCAGGACCTGCACACCGGCGGCAGGACGGAGCTCAAGTACTCGTACCGCTTCGTGTGCGATGAGCACTACTACGGGGACGGCTGCTCGGTGTTCTGCCGGCCGAGAGACGACGCCTTCGGCCACTTCACCTGTGGAGAGCGCGGGGAGATTGTGTGCGACGCCGGGTGGAAGGGACAGTACTGCACTGAAC CGATCTGCCTGCCGGGCTGTGACGAAGAGCATGGCTTCTGTGAGAAACCCGGAGAGTGCAA GTGCAGAGTGGGATTCAAAGGCCGCTACTGCGACGAGTGCATTCGTTACCCGGGCTGCCTCCACGGGACCTGCCAGCAGCCCTGGCAGTGCAACTGTCAGGAGGGCTGGGGGGGACTCTTCTGCAACCAAG ATCTCAACTACTGCACTCACCACAAGCCCTGCATGAATGGAGCCACTTGTAGCAACACTGGTCAGGGCAGCTACACCTGTTCCTGCAAGCCTGGCTTCACTGGGGCCAGCTGTGAGATCCAGGTCAACGAATGTGCTGGAAACCCCTGTCGCAACGGAGGAAGCTGCACT GATTTGGAAAACACATATACCTGCACCTGCCCTCATGGTTTCTATGGCAACAACTGCGAGCTGAGTGCCATGACATGTGCTGATGGGCCCTGCTCCAACGGTGGCCGCTGTGCCGACAACCCTGACGGAGGCTACTTCTGCCAGTGTCCCACAGGCTACGCAGGGTTCAACTGCGAGAAGAAGATTGACCACTGCACCTCCAGCCCCTGCTCCAATG GTGCACGCTGTGTGGATCTTGTCAACTCGTACCTGTGTCAGTGTCCAGATGGTTTCACTGGCATGAACTGTGACCACACAGGGGATGAGTGCTCGACGTACCCTTGCCAAAATGGTGGGACATGCCAAGAAGGTCCCAACGGCTACACCTGCACCTGTCCACCGGGATACACTGGCCGCAACTGCAGTTCACCCATCAGCCGCTGTGAACACAACCCTTGCCACAACGGTGCCACATGCCACGAGAGAAACAGCCGctatgtctgtgcatgtgttccTGGCTACGGTGGCAGAAACTGCCAGTTCTTGCTTCCAGAGCATGCTGCGATCCGCGGGTCAGATGTGCCCTGGATGGCCGTCGGGTCCGGTGTGGccctggtgctgctgctgctggcaggaTGCGCTGTGCTTGTTGGATTTTTCCGATCAAAAAAACAGCGCAGCAGTCAAATAGAAACCGTTGGCGAGGGAGAGACAATAAATAACCTGACTAACAACTGTCACCGCAGTGACAGGGACCTGGCGGTCAGTGTGATGCCAACACCAGGCGTCAAAAATATCAACAAGAAGATGGACTTATGCAGCGGTGACCCTGATGAGGGATCTTCACCGGGGAGGAGCAGCTACAAGAGTCGCCATCCGCCTGCAGACTACAACCTCGTACACGAGGTCAACTATGAGCAGGCGGCTAAAGAGGCCATGCTGGAGGCGGCCTGTGAGGACAAGTGCCAATCCCTGGACTCGTTTGAGTTCGAGGAGAAACGCAGCAAACGTTTAAAATG CGATGCATCAGAAAAGAAAGCCCCAGAAATGTCTGCATGTGCGGACACCAAGTACaaatctgtgtttgtgatgtcaGAGGAAAAGGACGAATGTATAATAGCAACTGAG gtgtaa